CGCATTTGCGATGCGCTGGGCGCCATCGCAGCGCGCGGCGATGCGCAGATCGTATACCCCGTCCACCTCAATCCGCAGGTGAAGGATGTCGTTGAAGCGCGCCTTGGCGATGCTGCCGATATCCATCTTATCCCGCCCGTCGATTACGTGCAGATGGTCGCGCTGATGAAAGCCTCGCACCTCGTGCTCACCGATAGCGGCGGCATTCAGGAAGAAGCGCCTGCGCTGGGCAAGCCGGTGCTGGTTATGCGCGATGTGACCGAGCGACCCGAAGCGGTGGAGACCGGTGTCGCCAGCCTCGTCGGCACCAATGTCGATACGATCGTCGACGCTGTCGGCAAATTGCTGGGCGATGCCGACTATTACGCCAGCCGCGCCCGCGCGGTGTTTCCTTATGGCGACGGCACGGCGGCCGAGAAGATCGCCGCAAGCGTCGCCGCATTCGTGAAAGCGAGCGCGCGATGAAAGTTTGCACTGTCGGCCTCGGCTATATCGGCCTGCCCACCGCCGCCATGCTGGCGAGCCGGGGGCACGAGGTCATCGGCCTCGATGTGAACCAAGCCGTTGTCGATGCCGTCAATAAGGGCCAGGCCCATTTCCAGGAGCCGGACTTGCAAATGCTGCTGTCCGCCAGCGTCGATACGGGCCGTCTGCGCGCCACCACCACGCCCGAACCTGCCGAATTCTTTCTGATCGCCGTGCCCACGCCGATGGTGGATGAAGGGCCGGACATGTCCTTCGTCGAGGCCGCCGCGCGCACCATCGCGCCTGTGCTGGAGAAGGGCAATGTCGTCATTCTGGAGAGCACTTCGCCGGTCGGCAGCACGGAGCGGCTCGCGCAAATTTTCGCTGAGGAACGACCCGATCTCACCTTCCCTCGCTATCGCGACGAGGACCGGCCAGCCGATGTGGCACTCTGCCATTGCCCGGAGCGCATTCTGCCCGGGCAGATGCTTCGAGAACTGGTCAGCAATGATCGCATTATCGGCGGGCTGACGCTCGACTGCGCCAACAAGGCAGCCGCGCTCTACCAGACCTTCGTGATGGGCACTTGCTACGTCACCGACAGCCGCGTGGCCGAACTCTGCAAGCTTTCCGAAAACGCCTATCGCGACGTCAACATCGCCTTCGCCAACGAGCTTTCCATCATTTGCGACAAGCTCGGCACCGATATCTGGCAGGTGCGCGAATTGGCGAACCAGCATCCGCGCGTGAATATCCTGATGCCGGGCGCAGGCGTGGGCGGGCACTGTATCGCGGTGGATCCGTGGTTCATCGTCTCCAGCGCGCCGGAGGAGGCTCGGCTCATCCGCACCGCGCGGGTGGTGAATGATGACAAGCCGCACCGTGTCGTTGCGCGAATCCGCGCTCTGGCGGACCGGTTCAAGGTGCCGACCATCGGCTGCTACGGCATTACCTACAAACCCGATGTGGACGATGTGCGTGAAAGCCCCGCGCTTGAAATCGTTGAAGAGGTCGCGCGGATCGAGGGCGCGCAGGTGCTGGTTGTGGAGCCGAACCTGTCCGAACTGCCGACGTCGCTGGCGACGCATGACAATGTTCGCCTCGTGTCGTCAGACGAAGCGCGCGAGGCCGCCGATATCGTCACCTTCCTCGTCGGCCACCGCCAGTTCAGGCGGCTGGAAGGCGACAGCTACCTGTCCAAGGCGGTGGTGGATACGACAGGCATGTTTTCCACCCGCAAGGCGAAGGCGGTCGAGCGGAATTAGTGCGAAAGGAAGATTGACGCCTGACATTTCTCGACAGGCGTCTTCGCCACTGTCCTTCGCTTCTTGCGCGTAGATGCGTCTGCCGCCATTCTCCCGCGCGAAACAGTCCGGGGGACATCCATGAAGCGCACCGCCACTTTCGCCGCCATCCTGCTCGCCACCACTGCCGCACCAGCAATGGCAGAGGAGGGCTTCTACCAATATCCCGCAGCGCGCGGCGATGTGCTGGTTTTCGCCAGCGAAGGCGATTTGTGGCGCGCGGGGCGCAATGGCGGCACGGCGGTGCGGCTTACCAATCACGAGGCGGAGGAAAGCGATCCGGTCATCTCGCCCGATGGCCGCTGGGTGGCTTTCAACGCATCCTATGACAGCCCCAACGATATCTATGTCATGCCGGTGGCAGGCGGTGCGCCGCGGCGGCTGACATTCGAAGGCGTCGGCGTCGAAGCCAAGGGCTGGACGCCCGATGGCCGCGTGATCTTCTCCTCCTCGGCAGCCGGGGGAGGGCAGGCGGAAGTGCTCTACACGGTCGCGCCCGAAGGCGGCGCTGCCGAAGCCATCCCGCTCTGGCGCGCCAACAGCGCGACCTACGGTTCGGACGGCAGAACGCTGTTCTTCAGCCGCCGCGGTCTTCGCGAACGGGCGAACGACAACTCGATCCTCTATCGCGGCGGCGGCATGACGCAGCTCTGGCGCTGGAGCGGACGCGAGGGCGAGGAAGCCACGCAGCTGCTCGCCGATTTCGGTGCGCCGATCCGCAATCCCATGGCGCATGGCGGGCGCATCTTCTTCATCTCCGATCACGACGGGGCCGATGCGGTCTGGTCCGTTGGCGAGGATGGCAGCGGTGTGCGACGCCATTCCGACGGTTTCGCTTTTCCCGTATTGCAGGCCAGCATGGATGGGGGCGACCTTTTCCTGCAAAATGGTGCGGACCTTCATGTGTTCTCGACCGCCGACAACACGCTGACGACGCTCGATCTCGAGATCGTTTCCGACCGTGAACAGACCCGCTTGCGCACGCTCGGCAACCAGTTGTCGCTCACCCAATCGGCGCGCATCTCGCCCGATGGTGAAGGGGTGGCAGTTACTGCGCGCGGCCGCGTGGCGATTGGCGCCACCGGACAGGCGCGGCGGGTGGAATTCGCGACGCCGCTGGATGCCCGCGTGCGCGAAGCTGTGGAAGGGCCGGAAGGCGAGCGGATCTTCATGATCCTCGACCAAGGCGACAGCCGCGATATCTTCGCCATGGCTGCCGATGGCTCTGGCGAGCCGCAGGCGATCACGCGCGGATACGATGCGCATATCTGGTCTTTCGCGGTTGCGCCCGATGGCAATTCGCTGGTGGTCTGGGACAAGGATGCGCGGCTCACCCGCGTCGATGTGGCGACGGGCCGCGTCACCTTGCTGCGGCAGAACGACACGGGCAGCGACAACCCGTTTTCCGGCGTCACCTTCTCGCCCGATGGCGCGTATATCGCCTATGCCGAGGGCAGCCGCGCCAATGGCGGCAACACGTCGGACCTGATCGTGCAGAACCTCGCCACCGGCCAGCGCGTGCAGGCGACGTCGGACACCTATAACGACTACGCGCCCGCATTCGCGCATGACGGGGCGTGGCTTTATTTCATATCGGATCGCAATTTCGCGCCCAGCCCGGGCAGCCCCTGGGGCGACCGCAATATGGGCGTCGACTTCCCCGATCGCGGCGAAATTTACGCCCTGCAACTCGATCCCGAGGCCGAGTTCCGCTTCACCGAAGAGAACGAGCTGACGCGCGGCGATGACGAGGACGAGGAGGGCGAGGGCGCTTCTGCCGAAGGCGGCGAGGACGACGGCGAAGAGGAAACGCCTGCGGCCAATATCGTGCTCGCCGGTTTGGCGGACAGGCTATACCAGGTGCCTGCGGAAGCGGGCGTCGGCCGAATGCTGCTGGCGACCGAAAACTTCCTCTACACCTTCCGTGACGACAATGCGGTCTCCATCAAGATCGACGATACCGATGCCGAGGAAAAGACCTTCGCCGCCGATACTGCCAGCCTGCAACTGAGCGCCGATGGCGAAACGCTGCTGCTGACCAAGGTGGCGAATGGCACGCCCAGCTTCGCGCTGGTGCCCGTTGCCGACGATGCGCCCGACAGCATGGACCCGCACCGTGTGCGGCTGGCAGACTGGCGCATCACGATCGATCCGGTCGCCGAATGGCAGCAAATGTTCGCCGATGCGTGGCGTCTGCACCGCGATTTCGCTTACGATCCGGCCTTGCGCGGCGTCGACTGGGATGCGGTGCGCGCGCAGCATGAGCCGCTGTTGGACCGCATAGGCCACCGCGCTGAGCTGAACACCATCCTCGGCCAGATGGCGTCGCAGCTGGGCATCCTGCACAGCCAGGTGCGCGCGGGAGACCTGCCGTCCGATAGCGAGAACAGCGAGATGGCATTCCTGGGTGCGAGCTACACGCCGGTCGCCGGTGGCTTGCGGATCGACAGCATTGTCGAGGCCGATGCCGATCTCGTTTCACAGCGACCGCCGCTGCGCCGCCCCGGCGTCGACATCCGCGAAGGCGATATCATCCGCCGCGTGGACGGGCGCCCTGTGGCAACGCTCGCCGATCTGCGCATGGCGCTGGCGTCCAAGGCGGGGCAGCAGGTCCGCCTCGATGTGACGCGCGGCGGCACCGCGCAGAGCGCGCTCGTCGAGCCGATGACGCTGTTCGGCAATCGCACGGCGGCCTATTGGGATTTCGTCGAGCGTAACCAGGCTGCGACCGACGCGATGGGCGGGGGCGATATCGGCTATATCCACCTGCGCTCCATGGGAGCCGGCGATATCGCCACGTTTGCCCGCGAATATTTCCACCAGATGGATCGCGACGGGATGATCATCGATGTGCGCGGCAATAATGGCGGCAATATCGATTCCATCATCATCAACCAGTTCCTGCGCCGCCCTTGGGCTTTCTGGACCGATCCGGAAGGCGAGGGCGTGGTGACCACCAATATGCAAAACGCCTATCGCGGGCATGTCGTCGTGCT
This sequence is a window from Aurantiacibacter gangjinensis. Protein-coding genes within it:
- a CDS encoding S41 family peptidase encodes the protein MKRTATFAAILLATTAAPAMAEEGFYQYPAARGDVLVFASEGDLWRAGRNGGTAVRLTNHEAEESDPVISPDGRWVAFNASYDSPNDIYVMPVAGGAPRRLTFEGVGVEAKGWTPDGRVIFSSSAAGGGQAEVLYTVAPEGGAAEAIPLWRANSATYGSDGRTLFFSRRGLRERANDNSILYRGGGMTQLWRWSGREGEEATQLLADFGAPIRNPMAHGGRIFFISDHDGADAVWSVGEDGSGVRRHSDGFAFPVLQASMDGGDLFLQNGADLHVFSTADNTLTTLDLEIVSDREQTRLRTLGNQLSLTQSARISPDGEGVAVTARGRVAIGATGQARRVEFATPLDARVREAVEGPEGERIFMILDQGDSRDIFAMAADGSGEPQAITRGYDAHIWSFAVAPDGNSLVVWDKDARLTRVDVATGRVTLLRQNDTGSDNPFSGVTFSPDGAYIAYAEGSRANGGNTSDLIVQNLATGQRVQATSDTYNDYAPAFAHDGAWLYFISDRNFAPSPGSPWGDRNMGVDFPDRGEIYALQLDPEAEFRFTEENELTRGDDEDEEGEGASAEGGEDDGEEETPAANIVLAGLADRLYQVPAEAGVGRMLLATENFLYTFRDDNAVSIKIDDTDAEEKTFAADTASLQLSADGETLLLTKVANGTPSFALVPVADDAPDSMDPHRVRLADWRITIDPVAEWQQMFADAWRLHRDFAYDPALRGVDWDAVRAQHEPLLDRIGHRAELNTILGQMASQLGILHSQVRAGDLPSDSENSEMAFLGASYTPVAGGLRIDSIVEADADLVSQRPPLRRPGVDIREGDIIRRVDGRPVATLADLRMALASKAGQQVRLDVTRGGTAQSALVEPMTLFGNRTAAYWDFVERNQAATDAMGGGDIGYIHLRSMGAGDIATFAREYFHQMDRDGMIIDVRGNNGGNIDSIIINQFLRRPWAFWTDPEGEGVVTTNMQNAYRGHVVVLIDERTYSDGETFAGGMKALGLAPLVGTRTAGAGIWLSDRNRLVDNGAVRIAEYAQYGIDGSWIVEGFGVVPDYEVENMPHARFNGEDAQLQAAVALLQQRIAAEPVEPLRPQPLPPLGTPGRDVPVLVN
- the wecC gene encoding UDP-N-acetyl-D-mannosamine dehydrogenase: MKVCTVGLGYIGLPTAAMLASRGHEVIGLDVNQAVVDAVNKGQAHFQEPDLQMLLSASVDTGRLRATTTPEPAEFFLIAVPTPMVDEGPDMSFVEAAARTIAPVLEKGNVVILESTSPVGSTERLAQIFAEERPDLTFPRYRDEDRPADVALCHCPERILPGQMLRELVSNDRIIGGLTLDCANKAAALYQTFVMGTCYVTDSRVAELCKLSENAYRDVNIAFANELSIICDKLGTDIWQVRELANQHPRVNILMPGAGVGGHCIAVDPWFIVSSAPEEARLIRTARVVNDDKPHRVVARIRALADRFKVPTIGCYGITYKPDVDDVRESPALEIVEEVARIEGAQVLVVEPNLSELPTSLATHDNVRLVSSDEAREAADIVTFLVGHRQFRRLEGDSYLSKAVVDTTGMFSTRKAKAVERN